In Nocardia sp. NBC_01327, the genomic stretch TAGCTGAATGCCGGTGTCCTCGCGATACCGGCGTAGCTCCGTCCAGTCGACCGGCCCCTTTGCCAGCCGGTTGCGCAGTATGTTCTCGTGCCGCGCCGCCACGCTGTGCTGTGCGAGGTCGGCGACGCCCCAGTCGGTTCCGGTCCACACCAGCCATCCCCACCCGTGTGCGTGGGCGTAGGCGCGACCGGCGGTGGATTTCACGCGGTTGACATGAAAGGCGGTGTGGCCCAGCGGTATCACATCGATGAGCACCACCCGGCCATCGGTGAAGCGGACGGCGGCGGTGGGGTAGTGCAGTCGTTCGCCGCCGTCGATCTCGTAGGCGATCTCGACCGGATACTCCTGAAAGGTCTCGACCCGCTCGCTCCCGTCCAGCAGCCGGAACAGCCGCGCCTGCAGCCCGGTATCGAAAGTTGTTTCCCGGCCGAGCTTTTCGGAGTACATGAACCCGCGCCCGTCATCGCCGAGATCGAGCGTCCGCGCCGGTGCGGCGGGCAGCTCATCAGGCGTCCCGTCGCCCCATTCGACCCGGTGCAGCCAGGGATTCCAGACACCCGCGGGCACCTCGTCCGCCTGCTGCGGCGGCAGCAGATGCCAGCGCCCCTTCTGCTGCCAGCCCGCGATGCGCTGGAATACGAAGCCCGCCAGCCGTTTCGACTCCTGCAGATCGTGCCCCGCCAGCCGCAGCTTCAGATACGCGCGGTCCTGTGCGGCGATATCGCTGTCGGTGGCATAGGTTTCGGCGAGCAGCGTGCGGACCAGCCGCTCATCGCTCCAGCCGACCGGATACCGCTCGGTGAAGACGCCGAGATCGTGCACGCCCGTATTCTGCGCCTGCCGCACCATATTCCCGACCGCCCGCGTGTACAGCTGCCGCGCCCGATCCCGTGAGACGCCGAATCGCGCGCCGAGCAGTGTCAGCGTCTCCGGCGGCTCGCCGTCCAGCCCGAGCCGGCAGGTGATGAGCTCGCCCTCGCGCGGCCGATCGACGGCCTGCTCACCGGCCATCGCGGCCAGCACCTCGTCGATATCCTCCAGCCCGAAGGAGATCGCCTCACGCTCGCTCGTCCGCTCACTACTCGTCAGCTCACTACTCGTCACAGTGGCCCCTGCCTGTTCGCCAGTCTGTTCGACGAGCCTAGCGGTGCGGGCCGACAGAGCGGGGGAAGCTGGAACGGTCCGAGCCGCCCTCGCTCACTGCAGATCGGAGAAGTGCACGTCCTGGGCGGCGGCGGTCACATGCAGGCCGTCGGCGCTCGGCTGGATCGCCGTCAACCGCGCACCGAGCGGCAGCCGCTGCAGCGGCACGGTGAAGGCCAGGGTTTGGCGCAGCAGTGCCAGCGGAATCGATGGCCCGCCCGCCGCGGCCTGGACCGAAACCGGAGTGACCTCGATGCCGTCGGCGGTCGGTGCGACGGTCACCACCACCGTCCCCGGCACCGAAAGACCTTCTACCGAGAACGTTCCCGTGACCCGCAGCCCGTCCGGACTGTTCGAGATCGATTCCACTCCCGACGGCGCGAATCCCTTCACCGCGTCGTAGGGGACGACTGCGGTCGCGGTCGCCGTGGCCGCGACAAGGTTCGACGTGCGATTGTGAATCAGATCGGTCAGCGGCGCCGACACATCGGTCAGCTTGACGTCGAGATCGTGCACGGTGAGGTTCTGCTCGCTCCAGTCACCGACCCGAATCCCGATGTCGTGATATTTGCCGTCGGCGGCCTGGGTCAGAAACGGAACGCCGCCGATCGTGACCCGCGGCTGCTGCGGCAGATTGTAGTCGGCGGCGATCTTGCGCCCGATCTCGTTCTGCGCCATTACGACTGCGACCCGGTCGCCGATCACCAGCCCGATTCCCAGCAGAACGATCAATGTCACCAATGCGCGCATGCGCTCACCCGCTCAACCATCCCACCATCATGCTGTGGATCCCGGTCGGCCGGCGCCCCCGACCCGCCAGCCGACCCGACCCGGACGGTGTCACATGTGCGCGCACATCCAATCGGTGCCGTAGTGCGCGGCATTGCCGCCATCGAGATGCACCCAGTGCCCATCGCCTTCGCAGGGCGCCCCTTCGGTGTGCGCGGGCCCGGGCGGCGGCGTGGCAATGACCCCGGGCAGCCCCCGGAACACACCGTCGGGCAGCGGAATCGAAATCCCCGGCACCGGTTGCCACACATCGGCACTCGCGGTCGCGGTCATCAACAGTGGCGCCGCGAGAACGGTGCCCACCGCCGCGGTCAATATCGCTACACGCTGCTTCATCGATCCTCCTGGAGAGACGGTTCGGTATTGCTCCGGCACTACCCACTTATCCGTAGCTGAACAGTAACTGTTAGAGGCAATTGACCAGGATCACACACACGCGGCCACCCGGCTTGCGGCACTTCCGGATGTTGTGCCCTAGGTTTTGTATTGAAAACCATGCACTGTACGGTTTTCGTCACGATGTCCAGCCGTCGCGATCGTGCACTCGACGCGAGGTGAAAACTGCATCCCGGGGAAGGGATTTCGATCGACGTGAACACCACTCGGCAGCGCTTGGCGAAGGCGGGCATCATCGTCGGCGTAGTGGCCGGCCTCTGCACACCGCACGCACTGGCGGATTCCGCGAGTGTCGTCTCGGCGCCGACCTCGGGCGGCAGTGCGAGCGGCGCGGGGAAACCCGATGGCAGCGTGCCGCCGCAGGGTTCCGACGACTGGTCCTGCCATCCCGCCGCCGCGCACCGCGAGCCGGTGGTGCTCGTGCACGGCACCTGGGGCAACCAGAACGATTGGGACATTCTCGCCCCGCAATTGAAACTCCAGGGCTACTGCGTCTTCTCGCTCGATTACGGCCGAGACACCTCGAGTGTCATGGGTGCACGACCCGGCGTATACGCGACCGGTGACATCTCGGATTCGGCACACGAGCTGGAAACCTTCGTCGAACGAGTGCGCACTGCGACCGGGGCGGCGAAAGTCGATATCGTCGCCCACTCCCAAGGCGCACTGGTGGGACGCCAGTACCTGCGGTTCGACGGCGGCGCGCCACACGTCGAGAAATTCGTCTCGATCGCAGGCACCAATCACGGCACCACCATGAACGGCCTGGCCACCCTGCTCGACAACGGCAGTGCCACCGGATCCGCCGAGGGGATCGCCGCGCGCGTGGTCGGTCTGGGCGCGGTACAGCAACTGGCGGGCAGCGCCTTCGTCCAGGGGCTCAACGCGGGCGGCGACACCGAGCCCGGCATCGACTACACGGTCATCGCCAGTCGCGCGGACAAGGTTTCCACCCCGCCGGAAGCCACCTTCCTGACTGCGGGCCCAGACGCCCACGTCGACAACCTATGGGTCCAAGACCTCTGCCCCGCAGATGCTTTCGACCACGGCACCCTGCCGCAATCACCCACGGTCGGTTTCATGGTGCAGAAGGCGCTCGACCCCGGCTACTCCGGAGTGTCCTGCCCGGAGCAGGCCCCGCCGGCGGTGACCCGATGATCAGCCGCAGACAGGCACTCGGACTCGGTCTCGGGGCCGCTGCGGTTCCACTGCTGGGGCGTGCCGCCGCCGCTGTCGTACCCGCCGCATCGGGGCCGGTCGAGTGGTCGGTGGCGCGGCGCGGCGTGCTGGTGGACGTGGGGCGGAAGTACTTCACCATCGAATGGCTCCAGCGCTTGGTCCGATACGGTGCCGAGCTCGGCCTGAACGAACTGCACCTGCACTTCTCGGAGAACGAGTGCGTCCGGATCGCCAGCGAGCGGCATCCGGAGATCAATGACGGCCGGCAGTACTCGCGGGCGGAGATCGCCGGACTCATCGGATTCGCCGCGGATCTGGGGGTCGCGATTGTCCCCGAGTTCGACATGCCGGGACATATGGGCGCGGTGCTGCGTGCGCATCCAGAGTTCCAGCTGCCCAACCGATTCGGCAGCACGCTTCCTACCGCGCTCGATATCACCGCCGAGGGCGCGCTCCAGCTCGCCGAGAATCTGCTGGACGATTACGCGGAAGTCTTCCCCGAGTCGACGCACTGGAACTTGGGATTCGACGAATTCCTGGGCGCGGTGTCGATCGAGGGACTGTATTCGAACCTCGACGACCGGGCTCGGCAGCTGTACGGGCCTGCCGCCACTCAGCACGACCTCAGCACCGGCGTCGCCAACCGCCTCGCGCACCGCCTTCAGACTCATGGGTACATCGTCAGCGTGTGGAACGACGGCATGCTCCGAGGTCCGGTGGTGCAGCTGTCGCCGGACATTGTCGTGCACTACTGGACACACTCCTTGCCCGGACAGGTTCCGGTGCGCCAGTTCCTCGACGCCGGCCACGCGCTCGTGAACTTCAACGACCGCCAGCTCTACTACGTGCTCGGCAACTCCCTCGTCTACCCGCATCCGACGGCCGCGAGCATCCTCGACAGCGGTTGGGCGCCAGGACATTTCAGCCCGATGCTGCCGGTGTCAGCGCCGGGCCCGATTCCCCTCGAGCTGGCGGGTCCGCAGAACCTCGACGGCCCGCCCTATCCGGACCGACTCGCCGGCGCCGTCTTCTCGATCTGGTGCGACACCCCGTCGGCGCAGACCGAGGACGAGGTCTTCCGCGATATCGCAGAACCCCTGGCCGCCTTCGCCCTCCGGTGCCGCGATCCCCGATTCAGCGGGACCACGGCCGACGTCGCCGATGTCGCTCGTGCCGCGGCGCGACCGTAGCTTGGGCCACTGACAGGCGCGCGGTGAATTGGTCATCAATCCGAGATACGGTGTCGCCGAGCAACACTCGTGTGCTTGAAGGTCAGCTCCCTGTCGCGCCCGGTACGAGCGACGAGATCTCCAGCAGGTGGACGTCACTGTTGGCGCACGCACTGATCTGCGCGGGCAGGAAGATCGACTCTGTGTTGTCCGGCGGGTAGATCCGCAGGCCCGCGGCGGTGACAGGCTGGCACCTGTCGCCGTAGTTCCCGGCGTCGGTGATGCGCAGTAGCGCGGAGGCCTGCTCGTTGACACCGAGGGTGATGGTCGGCTTCGGCTTGTCTCGATCGGCGGGGGCTCCGATCGGATCGCCGGTATTGCCGGCGGCGAGCGAGACACCGGGGAATCCGGTCACGGTGCAGGGCTTCGAGCCGGTGTTCGTGAAGATGAGCGGGGTGTACGTGCTACCCGCTGTGCCGTCGGATCGGCCTTTGGACAGTGTCAGATCGGCGGTGCGGCAGAGTCCGAGGCCGGCGGGGGTGCTCGCGGAGGTGGTGGCGCTCGGGGTCGAGGCGCCGCCGTCGGTGGCGGTGGTGGTCGGCACGGTTCCGGGCGCGGTGACGGTCGACGGTCCGGCGCCGGTGGTGCCGGACCCGCATCCCGCCAGTGCCAGCGTGCCGACCGCGAGCAGTGCCGCGCCAGCGGTTTTCAGAGCTGTCATCAGTCCCCTCCATCTCTGATCGCAACCGGCACACCGTGATTCGGATCCGATAGGCAGTCAGCACCACGAATAGTGGTGTTATACCTGCCTATCGGACGATGGCCCGCGTGCGTAACACGGTGTCGGCGATCTCCCTCACCGATCCGCGCTGCGAGAGGTAGTGTCCAAGATCGGGTCGGGACCGAATTCCGAAGGGAGAAACGAATGAAAATGCGTGTCTTCGCAGGTATGGCCGTGGCAGCAGCAGCGATTTCGATGGTCGGTACGGGCACCGCGAATGCGGATGCGGTGAACCCGAACGACTATCTGATCGGTGACACCGTGTACTTCAATGTGGGTTACGCCCAGTGTTCTATCAAGCCGGATGGCACCGCGGGCTGTGACATCCAATCCGGTATCGCCAAGTGGCTGAACGTCATTCCGGTGACCGATCTCGTCATCGATGTGCCGTTCCTGCCCGCGCACCCGACGTTCGGCGTGTTCGGCCCGTACGGTCGCGGCGATGCCAACTCCCTCCCGAACACCGAGATCAGCTCGACCATCACCTATGCGGGCGCCACCTGCTACGGCGGCGGACGCGGCGCGATCGGGTGCAATTCGAAGGGGCACAGCTTCAGCTTCGGCTGGTCCGGCACCACGACCACCTAGGCCGGATTACCCAGCAAGCCTGAGCATTTGACCATCGGTCAGCCCGACGACTTTTCCGGCTCGCATGACGTCGGGTTGCCGATCGTCTCCCTCTCCTCCGCGGTCGCCTCCCGCAGGAAGCGCCACGGATTGCCCTCCGGCGCGGATTCCACATCGCCGGGGCAGTGATTCGCCTCCACCCGCCAGTGGTTCCGGTAGACGTTGCCGTCGAATATGACATCGAACGGGCCCCGCCCGCTCTGGCTACTCCAAGCTTCGACCATCTCTAAACCTCACCTCATTGTGCTGTGGCGTTGTGGAGAGCTTCGGCTCGAATCTACTCGTCGGCACTGGCGAATGTGCTGAACCCCAACGGGTCCTGTGTGGGCTTTTAGCCGCTGAGGCTGGGCAGAATGCCGTTCAATCCGCCACTGGGAGCGGTCGAATCGTCCGGTTCGTCACCGGGAGTGGGGGAGCTGTCCTGGTTGTGGTTCTGGTAGTAGAGCGGGCTGGCCGGATTGTTCGGATTCAGCGGACTGTTGGGATCCGTCGGGTTGGCGAGCAGGCAGCTGGTGTCGGTGAGATCGCACGGCTCGGTCACATTCGGCCCCGGCGCCGGCGGCGGAGTGACCGGATCGGGTGAGGAAGGAATATTGGGACCACCGGGGTTCACGGTGCCCGGCGAGCCTGCGCCGGCGCCCGCTCCCGTACCGCCCGCGCCTGTTCCAGCGCCAGTGCCCGCTCCTGCGCCGGCTCCCGCTCCCGCTCCTGTGCCAGCACCAGCTCCCGCGCCTGCACCAGCACCGGCTCCTGCGCCAGCCCCTGCTCCCGCACCGTCCCCGGCACCCGCGCCCGTTCCTGCACCAGCGCCAGCGCTGGTCCCTGCACCGGCACCTGCTCCCGTATCCGTTCCGGCTCCCGCGCCCGCATCGGTCCCTGCCCCCGCAGTCCCTCCGCCCCCTGTCCCCGGACTGTCGAGCGATGTCGACGGCTGCGTAGTGGATACCCCGCCACCCGGGTCGCCGGTGATCGCATCGGCGGCGGCAACGGCCGGCGCACCGGCGAGGGCGCCGGCCATCAATACCGCGGCGAGAAGGCGACTGGAGCGGGGAACGAGTGAAGTGGACACAGCTCTCCTACGACATCCGGGCCGCCGCGAGCCGGCGAACCCTCACCCTGAATCAACCAGGCGCGGGTGCGAAGAAGGTCAGACTTCGGTGCCAATCTGCTGTGAACTACGACGTCGGCTCCGGAGCTCGCCGTGCTCGCCTGCCGCGTAGCCACCGGGCGGCTCGAAATGCCAACCAGCCCAGCCCGATCAGCAGTATCAGCACCGCGATGAACGCCACCACCGGCACCACCAGCGCCAGGATCGTCAGCACCAGCGAGGTCCCGTCCTCGGCGCTCGATACCACCGGATTCCCCAGCCCCGCAGTGGTTCCCGTGACAAACGGCCGCGCCACCGACCTCCCCACGTGCACACTGCCCGCGGTGACAGCGCCGAGAACAGCGGCGACGGCAGGCGAGAGATGCGAGGACAGACTGCTTTCGGCCGTGAAAAGAATCGCCCCGGACGTCGGAGCCACCAGGGTCCCGATGGCGTGCAGCGCCGAATCCAATGCGGGAATCTTGTCTCCGACAAGGTCGAGCAGAAACACCAGGCCGATCCCGATCAACACCGGAGTCGACGACAGCCATCCGTACGAGCTGCCCAGATCGATCCATCCGGCCCGATCGGCGACTCCCACCACCAGCAGCGGCAACCAGGCATTGAGCCCCGCCGCGCCCGACAGCCCGAAGGCGCCGAGAATCGCGCCGACGGCCGATGTGATCTCCATGCCAAGAGTGTGACGCCACGGTCCGACATCGGCCGACATTTAGCCCGAGCCGAACCGCCCGAGCGTGGTGCCGATCAGGCCGGATCGGCGATGAGCTGCAAATACGCGGTATCGAGAGGAATGTCGACCGCGTACCACGCCGCGGGCCGATCGTCATCACGCGGGCACCAGGCGGTCGCGATACACAGCCGGGCCACTTCGGTACTGGCCAAACCGGGCAGATGCCACGCGATTCGCGCCGGATCCGCGTACCGCACACCGTATTCGGAGGCATCCTCGCCGGTCGGCAGCTGACGCGCCCAGCTGCTGGGCATCAGCCGCCCGTCCGCCGCCTGCAGGGCGAGCAGTTCCGAATCCGGCCCGCCGATCGACACCATGAAGTGCTCGTTCTCGACGCTCACGGCCGCAAGGCATTCGCCGGAGTCCTGCCCACCGAGGGCATCGCCGGGCAGATCGGTCATTTCGGCAGAGACGACCAGTCCCGATACCCGCGTTCGCGCCTGCACCTGCCAGATTCCGGCCCACACCGGAACCGGCGCACCGCCGTCCCACGCCGGAACCTCGATGCTCCCGATCAGCAGATCGACCGTCGCGGTGCGATGCTGCCACCGATGCAGATGTGACCCGTTCGGTAAGCACCACAACGTATTCGGCGCCGCGGGTAGCGCCTCCGATCCGAGCGTGAGGGAGAATCCGACAGTGCCGAGTGGCGTGTCGATCACCGCTGGGCGACTGTCTGCCTGGGCCAGATGGTCGGTGGGGAGCATCGACCCATCATGCAGGTCGGCCTTTTCGGGGAATCTGTGGGCCGCCGAAACCGCCGCGCTGCCACCACGAAACAGGTAGGTCGCGGTCGGCTGCATGGTGGGTTGCCCGGCTCCGTGATGTTTCGACGAACCGCACACCGCTCCGAGCCGAGATGGCCTCAGCCCGTTGGCTTTCGGATATTCCGTGCCGGCCGATCCGAACTGCGCGCGGCGGCAGGTGCGCTGTCCCTGTGGGAGAGTGGTTCCGCTCGAACGATGAAAGGGAAGCCTTGATGGAGACAGCATTCGACGTAGCCGGGCTGATCGGCTACCGCTATCGCGCCGACGACTACTACGAGGTCGGTCGCGAGAAGATCCGCGAATACGCGCGAGCTGTCCAGGCTTACCATCCGGCGCACTGGACCGAGTCCGCCGCGGGCGAATTCGGATACTCCGGGCTGGTCGCGCCGGCCACCTTCACCTCGATCGTGGCCATGCGGACCAATCGCGTGCTGTTCGAGGACGTCATGACCGGCTACGACACGTTCCTGCATACCGACCAGGTCTTCGAATTTCACCAGCCTGTCGTGGCCGGTGACCGACTGACCGTCGATGTCGAACTGTCCTCGGTTCGCCGAGTCGCGGGGCGGGACCTGCTCACCGTCACCAATACCTTCACCGATCTGTCCGGCCGGATTGTGCAGATCATGCACACCACACTCGTCGGCATCACCAGCGATGACGTCGATGCCGATATCAGCGATGCCATCGAGGGCGTGGTCATGAGCGGTGTGGACGTCGCGCCGTTGTCCCCGGCTCCGCACGCCGCAGACGCCGCACAGACCGCCCTCTCTTCGCAGGTATCGCGAACACGTGTGCCGCACACCGCAATCCGCTTCGACGACATCGCCGCCGGTGACGAGCTACCGCCCCGCACCGTCCAGCTGACGCGCGGCGACCTGGTGAACTACGCGGGTGTCGCCGGTGATGCGAATCCGATCCACTGGAACGAGGAGGTCGCCGCACTGGCTGGCCTGCCCGACGTCATTGCGCACGGCATGCTGACCATGGGCCTCGGCGCCGGTTTTGTCACCGACTGGCTCGGCGACCCCGGTGCCATCGTCCGATACACGGCCCGCCTGTCGAACTACACCGTTGTCGAAGCCGTCTCGGCCGGAGCCGTGGAGTTCAGCGGGCGAATCAAATCGCTCGACCCCGAAACCAGAACCGCCACGGTCGTCCTCATCGCAAAGTCCGCCGGCCGCAAGATCTTCGGCCTGGCCACCACGGAGATCCGCCTCGCATAGTCGCCGGTCAGTCGAGACAGAACTCGTTGCCCTCGATATCCTGCATCACCAGGCACGATTCATTGACTCCATCGGCACGCAGCAGCCGCACCCGTACCGCGCCGAGCGCAACCAATCGCGCGCATTCCTCCTCGAGCGCGGCCACGCGCTCGTCCCCCACGAGCCCGGTCCCGACCCGCACATCAAGATGCACCCGATTCTTGACGACCTTGCCTTCGGGCACCCGCTGAAAGTACAAGCGCGGCCCCACCCCCGAGGGATCGACGCCCGCCGACCCCCGATGTTCGTATCCCAGTACCTCGCACCAAAAGCGAGCGACGCGCTCAGGCTCCGCACAGTCGAAGGTGACTTGAATAGTTCTGACCGCTGCCATCGCTCCACCATAAAGGCGGGCCGAAGTCCGCATCGAAATCGACTGGCACACACCGCCCACGCACTCTGGAGAGTAGGAGAGACGTCTCGCATGAGCCTTTCAGCACATTTGGAGCAGCTCGGCCGCCCGCTGGTCGAGGAGCAGCTGGCGCACCCGACGGTGGCGGGGATCGCTGCGGGCAACCTCGCCGAGCCGGTGTTCCGCTCCTGGCTGGAACAGGACTACCTGTTCCTGCTCGACTACGTCCGTGTCTTCTCCCGCCTCGCCTGGCAGGCGCCCGCCGGCCACCTCGGCGACCTGGTCGACCTCGCACACGCCACTTACCACGACGAACTCTCGCTGCACCGCAGTCTGGCCGCGGAGTTCGGCGCCGACCTCGAGAGCGCCGTAAAAGGCGAACCGTGCACGAAATACACTGCGTTCCTGCTGGATTCGGCCGCGAACTACGCCGACGGCCTAGCCGCCCTCTACCCTTGTATGTGGGGCTACTCAACGCTCGGCGGCCTCCTCGCGGCGAACCCGCCCGCCGACCCGCGCTACCGGCGCTGGATCGACACCTACGCCGATCCCGGCTTCGCAGCGCTCACCGCCCGCTGTGCCCAGATGCTCGACGAGGTCGGCGGCGATAACGCGGAGGACCTGTTCCTGACCGGCATGCGCCATGAACTCGCATTCTGGGATGTGCCGTTCAGCCGCGAGTGAATCGATAGGTGATATCCGTAGACGGCCCGACCGCGACCGCGCCGTCCCGCGCGGGATTGAGCTGAATCGACCTTGGCCTGTGTGACGTGCTCGTCCTCGGGGAGGGCGACCACATCATCGCCCGCGGCAATCAGCAAACAAACCGCATGGTCAATGACGTTCTGCGGGTGGATGTTTCACCTGGCTACGCGCTGCTGCCGCCCGCCTGAACGAGCGGTTTCTTCAGGCGGCGAAGACGGTACGGACGATGGACTCGTCGCCCTCGATTTCGACCAGTCCGAGGGCGAGGGCGTCGCTGAGGGTGAGGGCGCCTGCGGCGAGGCCGAGGACGTAGCCGGGGTCGGTGCGGACGGTGGCGTCGAGGGCGCGGCCGTCACGGGGGCCGACATCGAAGCCGGAGCGCGTCGCGTGGAGCTGGAGGGATGAGTCGCCGATCTCGAGCCCGACCGTCGCCGAGAGGCGGACCTTGACCCGGGTGGCGAGCAGGGCGGGGACGGCGAGGGCGAGCCACTCGGGGCGGAAGGAGTCGCCGTCGGGGCCGCGCAGCATCAGGGGCGTGGACCAGCGGATCAGGCTCTCGATCGTCGGGCGTAGCTCGGCGCCCCATGGTGTGAGGGCGTATTCGACCAC encodes the following:
- a CDS encoding DUF4232 domain-containing protein, which produces MTALKTAGAALLAVGTLALAGCGSGTTGAGPSTVTAPGTVPTTTATDGGASTPSATTSASTPAGLGLCRTADLTLSKGRSDGTAGSTYTPLIFTNTGSKPCTVTGFPGVSLAAGNTGDPIGAPADRDKPKPTITLGVNEQASALLRITDAGNYGDRCQPVTAAGLRIYPPDNTESIFLPAQISACANSDVHLLEISSLVPGATGS
- a CDS encoding LmeA family phospholipid-binding protein — its product is MRALVTLIVLLGIGLVIGDRVAVVMAQNEIGRKIAADYNLPQQPRVTIGGVPFLTQAADGKYHDIGIRVGDWSEQNLTVHDLDVKLTDVSAPLTDLIHNRTSNLVAATATATAVVPYDAVKGFAPSGVESISNSPDGLRVTGTFSVEGLSVPGTVVVTVAPTADGIEVTPVSVQAAAGGPSIPLALLRQTLAFTVPLQRLPLGARLTAIQPSADGLHVTAAAQDVHFSDLQ
- a CDS encoding fused (3R)-hydroxyacyl-ACP dehydratase subunits HadA/HadB translates to METAFDVAGLIGYRYRADDYYEVGREKIREYARAVQAYHPAHWTESAAGEFGYSGLVAPATFTSIVAMRTNRVLFEDVMTGYDTFLHTDQVFEFHQPVVAGDRLTVDVELSSVRRVAGRDLLTVTNTFTDLSGRIVQIMHTTLVGITSDDVDADISDAIEGVVMSGVDVAPLSPAPHAADAAQTALSSQVSRTRVPHTAIRFDDIAAGDELPPRTVQLTRGDLVNYAGVAGDANPIHWNEEVAALAGLPDVIAHGMLTMGLGAGFVTDWLGDPGAIVRYTARLSNYTVVEAVSAGAVEFSGRIKSLDPETRTATVVLIAKSAGRKIFGLATTEIRLA
- a CDS encoding winged helix-turn-helix transcriptional regulator, giving the protein MRSYGQYCGLARSLEVVGDRWNLLIVRQLLIAPARYRDLFEGLPGIATNMLADRLRDLEASDVIERRLAGEGSVVEYALTPWGAELRPTIESLIRWSTPLMLRGPDGDSFRPEWLALAVPALLATRVKVRLSATVGLEIGDSSLQLHATRSGFDVGPRDGRALDATVRTDPGYVLGLAAGALTLSDALALGLVEIEGDESIVRTVFAA
- a CDS encoding TenA family protein, which produces MSLSAHLEQLGRPLVEEQLAHPTVAGIAAGNLAEPVFRSWLEQDYLFLLDYVRVFSRLAWQAPAGHLGDLVDLAHATYHDELSLHRSLAAEFGADLESAVKGEPCTKYTAFLLDSAANYADGLAALYPCMWGYSTLGGLLAANPPADPRYRRWIDTYADPGFAALTARCAQMLDEVGGDNAEDLFLTGMRHELAFWDVPFSRE
- a CDS encoding family 20 glycosylhydrolase, whose protein sequence is MISRRQALGLGLGAAAVPLLGRAAAAVVPAASGPVEWSVARRGVLVDVGRKYFTIEWLQRLVRYGAELGLNELHLHFSENECVRIASERHPEINDGRQYSRAEIAGLIGFAADLGVAIVPEFDMPGHMGAVLRAHPEFQLPNRFGSTLPTALDITAEGALQLAENLLDDYAEVFPESTHWNLGFDEFLGAVSIEGLYSNLDDRARQLYGPAATQHDLSTGVANRLAHRLQTHGYIVSVWNDGMLRGPVVQLSPDIVVHYWTHSLPGQVPVRQFLDAGHALVNFNDRQLYYVLGNSLVYPHPTAASILDSGWAPGHFSPMLPVSAPGPIPLELAGPQNLDGPPYPDRLAGAVFSIWCDTPSAQTEDEVFRDIAEPLAAFALRCRDPRFSGTTADVADVARAAARP
- a CDS encoding DUF4126 domain-containing protein encodes the protein MEITSAVGAILGAFGLSGAAGLNAWLPLLVVGVADRAGWIDLGSSYGWLSSTPVLIGIGLVFLLDLVGDKIPALDSALHAIGTLVAPTSGAILFTAESSLSSHLSPAVAAVLGAVTAGSVHVGRSVARPFVTGTTAGLGNPVVSSAEDGTSLVLTILALVVPVVAFIAVLILLIGLGWLAFRAARWLRGRRARRAPEPTS
- a CDS encoding esterase/lipase family protein → MNTTRQRLAKAGIIVGVVAGLCTPHALADSASVVSAPTSGGSASGAGKPDGSVPPQGSDDWSCHPAAAHREPVVLVHGTWGNQNDWDILAPQLKLQGYCVFSLDYGRDTSSVMGARPGVYATGDISDSAHELETFVERVRTATGAAKVDIVAHSQGALVGRQYLRFDGGAPHVEKFVSIAGTNHGTTMNGLATLLDNGSATGSAEGIAARVVGLGAVQQLAGSAFVQGLNAGGDTEPGIDYTVIASRADKVSTPPEATFLTAGPDAHVDNLWVQDLCPADAFDHGTLPQSPTVGFMVQKALDPGYSGVSCPEQAPPAVTR
- a CDS encoding VOC family protein — encoded protein: MAAVRTIQVTFDCAEPERVARFWCEVLGYEHRGSAGVDPSGVGPRLYFQRVPEGKVVKNRVHLDVRVGTGLVGDERVAALEEECARLVALGAVRVRLLRADGVNESCLVMQDIEGNEFCLD